In Phreatobacter stygius, a genomic segment contains:
- a CDS encoding long-chain-fatty-acid--CoA ligase, whose translation MFGLMQEQPLLISSLIEHAAEAHADRQVVSRDAEGRIRAFGYRELAARARALARALIELGVRPGDRVATLAWNDHRHMELYYAVSGIGAVIHTVNPRLFPQQIGFILNHAESVCLFFDPGFGAMVAELAPGLSGLRHVVEMADDATVPPLGDHVVRHSYERLLAGHAGEFAWPQLDDRAASGLCYTSGTTGDPKGVLYAHRSTVLHALSAGGPGGFDVTRDDVVLAVVPLFHVNAWGLPYVCALSGATLVLPGPRLDGASIYELMRSQLCTVAFGVPTVWMGLLDHVSNNPQLRPRDELRLQRIVIGGAAAPAALIDGLQDLLGCDVILAWGMTELSPLGSIGRVPRKGELADEDERRRRLAKQGRAVFGVTMKIVDADGRPLPRDGRAAGRLLVRGPWVTSGYFRHDEPLLDADGFFETGDIATIDPSGDLEITDRMKDVIKSGGEWISSIELEGVAASHPAVAEAAVIAMAHPKWQERPLLIVRLRAGMAASASDILGHMAPRVARWWLPDDIAFVDDIPHTATGKIQKTKLRERFARHQALQPEPS comes from the coding sequence ATGTTTGGACTCATGCAGGAGCAGCCGCTCCTCATCTCGTCGCTGATCGAACATGCCGCCGAGGCGCATGCCGATCGACAGGTCGTGTCGCGCGACGCCGAGGGGCGCATCCGTGCCTTCGGCTATCGCGAGCTGGCGGCGCGCGCGCGGGCACTGGCGCGGGCCTTGATCGAACTCGGCGTCAGACCTGGCGACCGGGTCGCGACACTGGCCTGGAACGACCACCGCCACATGGAGCTCTATTATGCCGTCTCCGGCATCGGCGCGGTGATCCATACCGTCAACCCGCGCCTGTTCCCGCAGCAGATCGGCTTCATTCTGAACCATGCGGAGAGCGTCTGCCTGTTCTTCGATCCGGGCTTCGGTGCCATGGTCGCTGAACTGGCCCCTGGCCTTTCCGGTCTTCGCCATGTCGTCGAGATGGCCGACGACGCCACCGTCCCGCCGCTGGGCGACCATGTCGTCCGGCACAGCTATGAGCGGCTGCTGGCGGGCCATGCCGGCGAATTCGCCTGGCCGCAGCTCGACGACCGCGCCGCTTCCGGGCTCTGCTACACCTCCGGGACGACAGGCGACCCCAAGGGCGTCCTCTATGCGCACCGCTCGACGGTTCTGCATGCGCTGAGCGCAGGCGGACCCGGCGGTTTCGACGTGACCCGGGATGACGTCGTGCTCGCGGTGGTACCGCTGTTCCACGTCAACGCCTGGGGCCTGCCTTATGTCTGTGCGCTGAGCGGCGCGACGCTCGTGCTCCCGGGCCCGAGGCTCGACGGCGCCAGCATCTACGAGCTGATGCGCAGCCAGCTCTGCACCGTGGCCTTCGGCGTCCCGACGGTCTGGATGGGACTGCTCGATCATGTCAGCAACAATCCGCAGCTCCGCCCGCGCGACGAGCTCAGGCTGCAGCGCATCGTCATCGGCGGCGCCGCGGCTCCCGCCGCGCTCATCGACGGCCTTCAGGACCTTCTGGGCTGCGACGTCATTCTCGCCTGGGGCATGACCGAACTCAGCCCGCTCGGCAGCATCGGCCGCGTCCCACGCAAGGGCGAGCTGGCCGATGAGGACGAAAGGCGCCGGCGCCTCGCCAAGCAGGGACGCGCCGTGTTCGGCGTCACGATGAAGATCGTCGATGCCGACGGGCGCCCCCTGCCCCGCGATGGCCGCGCCGCCGGCCGGCTGCTGGTTCGCGGCCCGTGGGTCACGTCCGGCTACTTCCGCCACGACGAGCCGTTGCTCGACGCCGATGGCTTCTTCGAGACCGGCGACATCGCGACGATCGATCCTTCCGGTGATCTCGAAATCACCGATCGCATGAAGGACGTGATCAAGTCCGGCGGCGAATGGATTTCCTCCATCGAGCTCGAAGGCGTGGCGGCGAGCCATCCGGCCGTCGCCGAGGCCGCCGTCATCGCCATGGCTCATCCGAAATGGCAGGAGCGGCCACTGCTGATCGTCCGGCTGCGCGCGGGCATGGCCGCCTCGGCGAGCGACATTCTCGGCCATATGGCGCCGCGCGTCGCCAGGTGGTGGCTGCCCGACGACATCGCCTTCGTCGACGACATCCCGCACACCGCGACCGGCAAGATCCAGAAAACCAAGCTGCGCGAGCGGTTTGCACGACA